From a region of the Tenggerimyces flavus genome:
- a CDS encoding C2 family cysteine protease: MARVDQPMIDQARLKEFEALADLRAADRSRPIYDPIAHLGKADEPRRRAAADSPDRVTIDRPELPEHRTLMYGQPTLFDAQGRIETPPLFYGRPIRDQVRQGSLNDGWLIAALGAVAGHRPHALRDVVRERPDGCFEVRLHDASWDSGSGDWVPTGRRIELEVTPEVPVDPADPWAAAFADTRTSGVSWVAVLEKAFAGLDQTYTPGHPRRVESGYNRLDEGGTPSDTAQALALLTGHRAGVICIPNHAAYAGDFESAIRDVHCANKPVIVQATLDRPNQTYEITGYANGLIALRNPTGETHPERLTARQLLPHTSGHLITLR, translated from the coding sequence ATGGCAAGGGTGGACCAACCGATGATCGACCAGGCACGGTTGAAGGAGTTCGAAGCGCTCGCCGACCTGAGGGCGGCAGATCGGAGTCGACCGATCTACGACCCGATCGCGCATCTCGGCAAGGCCGACGAGCCGCGCCGGCGGGCTGCCGCGGACAGCCCCGATCGCGTGACGATCGACCGTCCGGAGCTTCCGGAGCACCGCACCCTCATGTACGGGCAGCCGACGCTCTTCGACGCGCAAGGGAGGATCGAGACGCCACCGCTGTTCTATGGTCGGCCGATCCGCGATCAGGTACGGCAAGGAAGTCTGAACGACGGTTGGCTGATCGCCGCCCTCGGCGCGGTCGCCGGACATCGGCCGCACGCGCTGCGCGACGTCGTACGCGAAAGGCCGGACGGCTGTTTCGAGGTGCGCCTCCACGACGCCTCGTGGGACAGCGGGTCGGGCGACTGGGTCCCGACCGGACGCCGGATCGAGCTGGAGGTCACGCCCGAGGTCCCCGTCGACCCCGCCGATCCTTGGGCCGCCGCGTTCGCGGACACGCGGACGTCCGGCGTGTCCTGGGTCGCGGTGTTGGAGAAGGCGTTCGCCGGACTCGACCAGACGTACACGCCGGGACACCCGCGGCGGGTGGAGTCCGGATACAACCGCCTCGACGAGGGCGGCACGCCGTCGGACACCGCACAGGCCCTCGCCCTCCTCACCGGCCACCGCGCCGGCGTGATCTGCATCCCGAACCACGCCGCCTACGCGGGCGACTTCGAGTCGGCGATCCGCGACGTGCACTGCGCCAACAAGCCGGTGATCGTGCAGGCCACGCTGGACAGGCCGAATCAGACGTACGAGATCACCGGCTACGCAAACGGCCTGATCGCGCTCCGCAACCCCACCGGCGAGACCCACCCAGAACGCCTCACCGCCCGCCAACTCCTCCCCCACACCAGCGGCCACCTCATCACCCTCCGATGA